The Ictalurus furcatus strain D&B chromosome 5, Billie_1.0, whole genome shotgun sequence genome includes a region encoding these proteins:
- the colgalt2b gene encoding procollagen galactosyltransferase 2 isoform X1 — protein sequence MMAELCALRLGVLCALLCASACVSVDADLDPVRPESAVLKPRVMIAVLARNSAHSLPHFLGCIDRLEYPKERMAIWAATDHNMDNTTAVLKEWMKSARRQYHYVEWRPMEEPRSYTDEWGPKHWPLSRFNHLLKLRQAALEAARHRWADYILFVDSDNLLTNPRVLDLLIAENRTLVAPMLESRSLYSNFWCGITPQGYYKRTPDYQPIREWRRLGCFPVPMIHSTFLLDLRRSSSRALAFHPPHPDYSWAFDDIMVFAFSTREAGVQMFVCNKEHYGFLPIPLKAHQSVEDEEESFTHTITEALIDHQVEPSEFVFVPPKTQDKMGFDEVYLINLKRRRDRRERMLNSLAALGVVVTIINAVDGKALNSSQLHALGIEMMPDYKDPYSGRVLTRGEIGCFLSHHSIWTQMVEKGLERVLVLEDDVRFEPRFKRRLQTIMKDVEKVQLDWDLIYVGRKRMQVAQPELSVDGVNNLVEADYSYWTLAYALSLNGANKLLSAQPFTRMLPVDEFLPVMFNKHPNTAYMSHFEPRDLRAFSVEPLLVYPTHYTGEPGYFSDTETSTIWDDEAVSTDWDRSHAQKTAQQGRIRPIAQNSVTGETPPPAARASRDEL from the exons ATGATGGCCGAGCTGTGCGCTCTGAGGCTCGGCGTGCTGTGCGCGCTCCTGTGCGCGTCCGCGTGCGTGTCGGTGGATGCGGATCTGGATCCAGTGCGTCCGGAGTCTGCGGTGCTGAAGCCGCGGGTGATGATCGCGGTGTTGGCCCGGAACTCTGCTCACAGCCTGCCGCACTTCCTGGGCTGCATCGACCGCCTGGAGTACCCCAAAGAGCGCATGGCCATATG GGCAGCAACAGATCACAACATGGACAACACCACAGCCGTGCTGAAAGAGTGGATGAAATCGGCTCGGAGGCAATATCACTACGTGGAGTGGAGACCGATGGAGGAGCCgcg CTCTTATACAGACGAGTGGGGGCCCAAGCACTGGCCGCTGTCCCGATTTAACCACCTGCTGAAGCTCAGACAGGCTGCTCTGGAGGCCGCACGCCACCGATGGGCCGACTACATCCTG tTTGTAGACAGCGATAATCTGCTGACTAACCCGCGTGTGTTGGACCTCCTGATAGCAGAGAATCGGACTCTGGTGGCACCCATGCTGGAATCACGTTCTCTCTACTCCAACTTCTGGTGTGGCATCACCCCTCAG ggcTACTATAAGCGAACCCCGGACTATCAGCCCATCCGTGAGTGGAGGCGTCTGGGCTGCTTCCCTGTTCCCATGATTCACTCCACCTTCCTGCTGGATTTGAGACGCAGCTCTTCTCGCGCGCTGGCCTTCCACCCTCCACATCCCGACTACAGCTGGGCCTTCGACGACATCATGGTGTTCGCTTTTTCCACTCGcgaagcag gtgtacagatgtttgtGTGTAACAAGGAGCACTATGGTTTCCTACCCATTCCTCTGAAGGCCCATCAGAGTGtagaggatgaagaggaaagtttcacacacaccatcaccgAGGCACTCA TTGACCACCAAGTCGAGCCTTCAGAGTTTGTGTTCGTTCCTCCAAAAACTCAGGATAAGATGGGGTTTGATGAg gtcTACCTGATTAATCTGAAGCGGAGGAGAGACCGGAGGGAGCGGATGTTGAATTCTCTGGCCGCTCTGGGTGTGGTGGTCACTATCATCAACGCTGTGGATGGCAA GGCTCTGAACTCGTCTCAGCTGCACGCCTTGGGGATCGAGATGATGCCGGATTATAAAGATCCGTATTCAGGCAGGGTGCTGACCAGAGGAGAGATCGGATGCTTCCTCAGCCACCACTCTATATggacacag atggtgGAGAAGGGTCTGGAAAGGGTGTTAGTTCTGGAGGATGATGTGAGATTTGAGCCCAGGTTTAAGAGGAGGCTGCAAACCATCATGAAGGATGTGGAGAAGGTTCAGCTGGACTGGGATCTCAT CTATGTGGGGCGTAAGCGGATGCAGGTGGCGCAGCCCGAGCTCTCTGTGGATGGAGTGAATAACCTGGTGGAGGCTGATTACTCGTACTGGACGCTTGCGtacgctctctctctgaacGGAGCCAACAAACTGCTCTCAGCTCAGCCCTTCACCCGCATGCTGCCTGTGGACGAGTTCCTGCCCGTCATGTTCAACAAACACCCCAA CACGGCCTACATGTCCCACTTTGAGCCGCGGGATTTGCGAGCATTCTCGGTAGAGCCGTTGCTGGTTTACCCGACACACTACACAGGCGAGCCGGGTTACTTCAGCGACACTGAAACGTCCACCATCTGGGACGACGAGGCCGTCAGTACGGACTGGGACCGATCCCACGCTCAGAAAACCGCCCAACAGGGCCGCATTCGGCCCATCGCCCAGAACAGTGTGACTGGGGAAACGCCACCTCCTGCTGCCCGTGCATCACGAGACGAACTGTGA
- the colgalt2b gene encoding procollagen galactosyltransferase 2 isoform X2, giving the protein MDNTTAVLKEWMKSARRQYHYVEWRPMEEPRSYTDEWGPKHWPLSRFNHLLKLRQAALEAARHRWADYILFVDSDNLLTNPRVLDLLIAENRTLVAPMLESRSLYSNFWCGITPQGYYKRTPDYQPIREWRRLGCFPVPMIHSTFLLDLRRSSSRALAFHPPHPDYSWAFDDIMVFAFSTREAGVQMFVCNKEHYGFLPIPLKAHQSVEDEEESFTHTITEALIDHQVEPSEFVFVPPKTQDKMGFDEVYLINLKRRRDRRERMLNSLAALGVVVTIINAVDGKALNSSQLHALGIEMMPDYKDPYSGRVLTRGEIGCFLSHHSIWTQMVEKGLERVLVLEDDVRFEPRFKRRLQTIMKDVEKVQLDWDLIYVGRKRMQVAQPELSVDGVNNLVEADYSYWTLAYALSLNGANKLLSAQPFTRMLPVDEFLPVMFNKHPNTAYMSHFEPRDLRAFSVEPLLVYPTHYTGEPGYFSDTETSTIWDDEAVSTDWDRSHAQKTAQQGRIRPIAQNSVTGETPPPAARASRDEL; this is encoded by the exons ATGGACAACACCACAGCCGTGCTGAAAGAGTGGATGAAATCGGCTCGGAGGCAATATCACTACGTGGAGTGGAGACCGATGGAGGAGCCgcg CTCTTATACAGACGAGTGGGGGCCCAAGCACTGGCCGCTGTCCCGATTTAACCACCTGCTGAAGCTCAGACAGGCTGCTCTGGAGGCCGCACGCCACCGATGGGCCGACTACATCCTG tTTGTAGACAGCGATAATCTGCTGACTAACCCGCGTGTGTTGGACCTCCTGATAGCAGAGAATCGGACTCTGGTGGCACCCATGCTGGAATCACGTTCTCTCTACTCCAACTTCTGGTGTGGCATCACCCCTCAG ggcTACTATAAGCGAACCCCGGACTATCAGCCCATCCGTGAGTGGAGGCGTCTGGGCTGCTTCCCTGTTCCCATGATTCACTCCACCTTCCTGCTGGATTTGAGACGCAGCTCTTCTCGCGCGCTGGCCTTCCACCCTCCACATCCCGACTACAGCTGGGCCTTCGACGACATCATGGTGTTCGCTTTTTCCACTCGcgaagcag gtgtacagatgtttgtGTGTAACAAGGAGCACTATGGTTTCCTACCCATTCCTCTGAAGGCCCATCAGAGTGtagaggatgaagaggaaagtttcacacacaccatcaccgAGGCACTCA TTGACCACCAAGTCGAGCCTTCAGAGTTTGTGTTCGTTCCTCCAAAAACTCAGGATAAGATGGGGTTTGATGAg gtcTACCTGATTAATCTGAAGCGGAGGAGAGACCGGAGGGAGCGGATGTTGAATTCTCTGGCCGCTCTGGGTGTGGTGGTCACTATCATCAACGCTGTGGATGGCAA GGCTCTGAACTCGTCTCAGCTGCACGCCTTGGGGATCGAGATGATGCCGGATTATAAAGATCCGTATTCAGGCAGGGTGCTGACCAGAGGAGAGATCGGATGCTTCCTCAGCCACCACTCTATATggacacag atggtgGAGAAGGGTCTGGAAAGGGTGTTAGTTCTGGAGGATGATGTGAGATTTGAGCCCAGGTTTAAGAGGAGGCTGCAAACCATCATGAAGGATGTGGAGAAGGTTCAGCTGGACTGGGATCTCAT CTATGTGGGGCGTAAGCGGATGCAGGTGGCGCAGCCCGAGCTCTCTGTGGATGGAGTGAATAACCTGGTGGAGGCTGATTACTCGTACTGGACGCTTGCGtacgctctctctctgaacGGAGCCAACAAACTGCTCTCAGCTCAGCCCTTCACCCGCATGCTGCCTGTGGACGAGTTCCTGCCCGTCATGTTCAACAAACACCCCAA CACGGCCTACATGTCCCACTTTGAGCCGCGGGATTTGCGAGCATTCTCGGTAGAGCCGTTGCTGGTTTACCCGACACACTACACAGGCGAGCCGGGTTACTTCAGCGACACTGAAACGTCCACCATCTGGGACGACGAGGCCGTCAGTACGGACTGGGACCGATCCCACGCTCAGAAAACCGCCCAACAGGGCCGCATTCGGCCCATCGCCCAGAACAGTGTGACTGGGGAAACGCCACCTCCTGCTGCCCGTGCATCACGAGACGAACTGTGA